CGGTGCTCATGCTCACCGCGCGCGACGCCGTTTCCGACCGCGTGCAGGGGCTGGATTGCGGGGCCGACGATTACCTGTGCAAACCGTTCGCGTTCGAGGAACTGCTCGCGCGCGTCCGCGCGCTGGCGCGCCGGCCCGGCGCGACGTCGGGCACCACGCTCTCCTACGCCGACGTGCAGCTCGACCTCGCGACCCACCGCGCCGAGCGCGCCGGTACGAAACTGGACCTGACCGCGAAAGAGGAATCGCTCTTGGTGCTGTTCCTCCGGCACCCCGGCGAAGTGCTGAGCCGCACCCGGATCTACGAGGCGGTCTGGGACGAGCGGTACGACGGGATCTCGAACACGCTCGAGGTTCACGTCATGGAACTGCGCAAAAAACTCGAAGCACACGGCCCGCGCCTCATTCAGACGGTCCGCGGGCGCGGGTACGTGTTCGGGGAGCTCGAGTGACCCTCACGACCCGTCTGTCACTGTTCTTCCTGGCCGCGCTCGCAACGGTACTCGTCGCGTTCTCCGCGGCGCTGTACGTCCTCGCGCACCGCCACCTGACGCGGCAACTGGACGACCGGTTGGACGCATCCGCGCGCACCCTGGCTTCGGCCGCGGAGATCAAACCCGACGGTGTGGAGTGGGAACCGGAGGAGCGCCCGTTCCCGTTTACGTCGAGCCCCTTCGGGGACGAGCTCCGGTGGAACGTCACCACCGACGACGGCACCGTCGTCGATCAATCTACCCAGGAAGGCGCGCGAGAACTGTTGACGGAAGCCGAAGAAGGCTTCCGCACCGGGCACCGGAACCCGCGCCGGGTGGACCGTGCGGGCCGCGCGTGGCAGGCGACGCGCATCCGACTCGCGCCAGAACTGGCCCCACACCCGGTCCCACTCCGGCGCGGAAAGTTCTCGGCGCTCGTGCTGACGGTCGCGGTACCGCTCGATCCCGTTCACGGCACGCTCCGCACCCTCGCGGCAACACTAACCGGTCTCACGCTCGCGGTTCTCGCCGTCGCGCTCGTTGCCAGTCGCGCGGTCTGTCGGCGGGCGCTCGCTCCGGTCACGCGAATGGCCGAGACCGCGCGATCGATGGGCACTGACCTGACCGAGCGCTTACCGGATACGCGATCCACGGACGAAATCGCGAACCTGACGAGCGCGTTCAACGGTTTACTCGATCGACTGATGGAGGCGTTCGAGCGCGAACGGCGGTTCGCGGGCGAAGCGTCGCACCAGCTCCGCACGCCGCTCACGGCCCTCATCGGGCAGATCGAAGTCGCGCTGCGCCGCGACCGCCCGCCCCAGGAATATCAACGGGTACTCGGCGCGGTTTTGGAACAGGCCGGCCGGCTCCGGCGGGTCATCGAAGCGCTCCTGTTTCTGGCCCGCTCGGAATCCGACGCCCGGCTCCCCGGCTTGGAGCGGATCGACCTGGCGAAGTGGGTTCCCGCGCGGCTGGGGGAGTGGGCCGATAATCCGCGCTCCCGAGATCTCACCTTTGAAGCGCCGAGTGAAGAAGTGCCCGCGGCGCTTCACCCGGATTTGTTTGGCGAGTTACTCGACGCCGTTCTCGATAACGCCCTCAAGTACAGCGAACCGGGAACACCCGTCACGATGCGCGCTGGCCGCACCGCGAACGACGTGTGGGTGGAAGTTGAAGACCGGGGGTGCGGGATTTCGGCGGACGAGTTGCCGCACCTGTTTCGGCCGTTCTTTCGGTCCGAGACCGCGCGAAAACGGGGCGTACCCGGCGTGGGGTTGGGGTTGGCCGTCGCCGCCCGAATCGCGTCCGCTCTGGGCGGCACGATTGCTCTGACGAGTGAAGGCGGCCGGGGGTGTCGGGTCACGATTCGCCTGCCCCTATCTTTGGCACGCGAAGAACGCACGGGCGAACTCGGCCCACACAGTTCGACTCAAGGAGGAGAGCTTTGATGACGCGACGGCGGTTCCTTGCGCTCGCCGCGGGCCTTCCCGTGGTGGGCGGCTCGCTCGGAGCGTGGGGTACCACACCCGAAACTTTCACACGGTCAAGTCGGGCGTTCTCTACCGGAGCGGGCAGCAGACGCCGACAGGCTTAAAGCTGTCTCTGCGCGCCTACCAGATCAAGACCGTCGTCACGCTGCGGACGGTCCGCGACCCCGATCGGCCCTACCCCGACGAATGGGAGGCCGAATTGTGCGCGGCCCACAGCGCGCGTCACGTCCGAATCGTCCCTCAACCGTGGTCGTTGGACGAGGGGGGCGAACTCCCGGCCGAACGAGTCGTGCGGGCGTTCCTGGACATCGTGTGCGACCCGGCCAACCACCCGGTACTCGTTCACTGTTTCGCGGGCATCCACCGGACCGGGGCCATGTGTGCCCTTTTTCGGATGGAGTGCCAGGGGTGGTCGGCCGAACGAGCGATCGCCGAGATGCAGGACCACGGCTTCGAGCCCGGGCAGAGCCGGAACGGGATCGAGCAGTACCTGCGCGACTACCGCGCCCAGGCCCCACCTTCGGCGCCATCATCATAATCGGAATTTATCTCCGGTTTATCCTGCATTGCCGATAACAAATTGACACAACAAGAGCCCAAGTAACTTTGGCAGGTGGCGAGCTTTCGGTAACCGGGGCGATTCGTGACGGCATTACGCACAGTTTTGTTCGCGGTCACGGGGTGCGGCTTAATCGGCTGCTCGACACCGAAGGGAGCGGATCGCTCCCGGGTTTCGGCCGCCGTCGAAGCGCGCTTCGGCCAACCGGTGGGACTGAACGGCCCAAACACTGAGCAATTGATTGTTCCGGAGCGCCTGGGGCGCGGCGAACCGCTCACCGAAGAACAAGCCGTGGTCCTCGCGTTATGGAACAACGCGGCGTTCCACGAACAGCTCGTCGAACTCGACCTGACGCGGGCCGATCTCGTTCAAGCCGGGCTGCTGCCGAACCCGGAGTTCGTCTATTACTGGCCCGCCGGGAACAAGCCGTTCAAGTACCTCATCGATTTCCCGATCGAGTCGCTCTGGCTCCGCCCGCTGCGAATGAAGGCAACCGCGGCAGAAAACGAACGGGCCTCCGCGCGGCTCACGCAACTCGCACTCGACCTCATCCGCGATACCCGCCAGGCGTATGCCGACCTCCAACTGGCCCGTGACCGCGTGCGCGTATCGGAGCGGGCGGTGCAGTTGCGCGAGGACATCCTCAAACTCGCGGAGGCGCGCCTGAAGGCCGGGGACGCGAGCGAACTGGAAGCCTCGACCGCCCGGATCGATGCGCTCCAGGCGCGGCAAGACCTCACGCGCACCGGGTACGAGATCCCGGTCGCGCGGGAGCGGTTGCGGAACCTCACCGGGCTCTCGGCGGTCACGGTCGAACTCGTGCCGGACGACGCGGTGTTCGACCCGCACGTGGAAACCCCGCTCGACGAACTCGTCGCCGACGCGGTCGCGACGCGCCCGGACGCGGCCGCCGCCGACCACGCGGCCCGCGCCGCGGTCGAGCGCCTGCGGGTCGCGCGCCTCGGCTGGGTGCGGTTCCTCGGGTTGCTCGACGCCACCAGCGGCCGCGTTACCGGGCACGAGTTCAGTCCGGCGCT
The Gemmata palustris DNA segment above includes these coding regions:
- a CDS encoding response regulator transcription factor codes for the protein MGIRILLVEDEPAIGDFVARGLREEGYQVEWAVDGDTGWHHLRTAVWDVILLDWWLPGPNGLTLLKKFRQAGCDTPVLMLTARDAVSDRVQGLDCGADDYLCKPFAFEELLARVRALARRPGATSGTTLSYADVQLDLATHRAERAGTKLDLTAKEESLLVLFLRHPGEVLSRTRIYEAVWDERYDGISNTLEVHVMELRKKLEAHGPRLIQTVRGRGYVFGELE
- a CDS encoding sensor histidine kinase, translated to MTLTTRLSLFFLAALATVLVAFSAALYVLAHRHLTRQLDDRLDASARTLASAAEIKPDGVEWEPEERPFPFTSSPFGDELRWNVTTDDGTVVDQSTQEGARELLTEAEEGFRTGHRNPRRVDRAGRAWQATRIRLAPELAPHPVPLRRGKFSALVLTVAVPLDPVHGTLRTLAATLTGLTLAVLAVALVASRAVCRRALAPVTRMAETARSMGTDLTERLPDTRSTDEIANLTSAFNGLLDRLMEAFERERRFAGEASHQLRTPLTALIGQIEVALRRDRPPQEYQRVLGAVLEQAGRLRRVIEALLFLARSESDARLPGLERIDLAKWVPARLGEWADNPRSRDLTFEAPSEEVPAALHPDLFGELLDAVLDNALKYSEPGTPVTMRAGRTANDVWVEVEDRGCGISADELPHLFRPFFRSETARKRGVPGVGLGLAVAARIASALGGTIALTSEGGRGCRVTIRLPLSLAREERTGELGPHSSTQGGEL
- a CDS encoding fused DSP-PTPase phosphatase/NAD kinase-like protein, with product MGYHTRNFHTVKSGVLYRSGQQTPTGLKLSLRAYQIKTVVTLRTVRDPDRPYPDEWEAELCAAHSARHVRIVPQPWSLDEGGELPAERVVRAFLDIVCDPANHPVLVHCFAGIHRTGAMCALFRMECQGWSAERAIAEMQDHGFEPGQSRNGIEQYLRDYRAQAPPSAPSS
- a CDS encoding TolC family protein, whose protein sequence is MTALRTVLFAVTGCGLIGCSTPKGADRSRVSAAVEARFGQPVGLNGPNTEQLIVPERLGRGEPLTEEQAVVLALWNNAAFHEQLVELDLTRADLVQAGLLPNPEFVYYWPAGNKPFKYLIDFPIESLWLRPLRMKATAAENERASARLTQLALDLIRDTRQAYADLQLARDRVRVSERAVQLREDILKLAEARLKAGDASELEASTARIDALQARQDLTRTGYEIPVARERLRNLTGLSAVTVELVPDDAVFDPHVETPLDELVADAVATRPDAAAADHAARAAVERLRVARLGWVRFLGLLDATSGRVTGHEFSPALRMTVPIFNRNQGGIARAQAELDQLERRKVTVHNQIVQDVRTAHARYQQARAELDLLKNKTRPEVEATIKRARAAFEKGGVTYLLVLETNRQLIDTYAREAQLFADLRRAWAELERSVGRKLSPPGRDSVGSDKPSP